The genomic window TTTAGTTATTATTTGttattttttgtaatgataaAGAAATTTTTAAAAACAATCGCATATGCTGGAGTCACATGGGAATCAGTTTAACCTGACAACTGTAGCAAGCACAATACATCATGCATATATGTGGAGGTTGAAGAGGCCCTCGCTCGTGCGGGCCATGGGACCCACGACCAACGTTTCTCCAGCAACTCTCGTGGCAGCTCACGGTGGTGCCATGCTGCAGTCCCGCACCGGCTGCGAGCCCATTGAGATTTATGAGATGTGGCGGCAATTTGGGTCGCTCCTCTTTGAACCTGGCAAATCCCAATCTTGGTCCACCGGTGCCCCACTCATGATATCGATCGGATGCTCCTGAGGTGGGGCCCTCTGGGTCATGCACCTCGGGTTTGCCCTAGAGTGTAGTTGCTAAGAACCATTTGGTCCATGCAACTCAAGTAGCGAACCTCTAGCGATCTTGCATTggcatcaattttctttcttAAATCTATAAATTCATAATCAGAATAATTGACATTGAAAACTACCAGATTTGCTTGACCTCTTGTTTTCGGAACTTGCTTCAGTCAAGATGCCAAATCAATGACGTAacctatctttttatttttattttttccagaAGATGATCTATCATATGGGACAACTGACACAGTGTAGAAGATGAAAATCTTGTGAGCTTATCGAGCAATGCTTTGAGATAGAGCCAACTTCATAATATATCAAGAATAGGCAAAGTTCTATTTCCATGAATTTGTGAATGAAATAAATTATGCATAGTCTCCTGTGCCTATGAGGGCAAACTTCTGAGCTCAAActgttttaaattcaaaaaagctTTGCCGCATAGCTCATTCACATGAATTTACTCTTAGTCCTCTAGGctcaaataatttaagcatgcataTTACTTGACCCTTGAACCATAATGAGCAATTCTCTCTTGACAAACTAATTGAATTACTATGAAACTAGTTACTTTATTAGAGTAATACATGGTACAAGGTTCCATATGTAAAACTAGAGTTTGATTACAGATAATCCATTATGAATATTTTTACTagtgctttaaaaaaaaaaaattgtagtcACAATTCAAGGTCACAAACAGTTATGCTGCaactttatgctctttaaatctaGCGGACACCACTGCTAGGGCAACATAAACCATATCATAAACTTGATCTACAAGTCGAAAATAGGCTTCTCTCCATTTCCTGTTGAATAATAGTGGTCCAAAAGTAGCCCAGAAACCTACTGCAAATCCTAGCCCCATGCTCATATACAGCCACTTCATTTCAGATCCTTCTTCATCCATGGCATTATCATTTTGTTTATCCCCTCCAATAGCATTTGGATCATGGTTTGTCTCATCATCTTTGCACTTTTGAGGTAACGGAAATCCGCAAAGATCAGGATTATCAGCATAGATAGATGGGTCACTGAAGGTCTGAAACTGATTACCTGTTGGAATTTTTCCTGACAAGTTGTTATATGACAAGTTCAAGTAACTCAAAAAAGTTAGGGCAATCATGCTCGAAGGAATTCCACCGAAAAGATTATTTCTTGATAAGTCAagagactccaattgttgcaaTGCACTAATTTTTTCTGTGATCTCTCCTGTCAGATGATTTCCAGACAAGTTTAAGCTCATGAGTCCAAAAAGGCTAGTCAGTTCTTCTGGTATCATTTCAGACAAGTTATTATCTGAAAGGTCCATAGCGACCACAAGTGGAAGCAATGTGGAATACCCAGTTTCTATTCCTTTTATGGTTACTTGCATGTTGTCCTCCCTGCCCGTTCCATTGTGGTTTTCTAAAATTGTTCCATAAGTCTTCCGCAATACTTTCATGGCACTGAAGTTCCCGAATCTTGAAGGAATATTTCCTGATAAATTGTTATTAGCAAGATCCAAGATTTGAAGAGCACTTAGTCTTGATAAATTTGGAGGAATATTTCCAACAAGCTTGTTTGATCGCAAGCTAAGGATCTTCAAAGACAACAAACTTCCTCCTATCCAGGTAGGTATTCCACCAGTGAATCCATTTTGCCCAAGATCAAGAGTAACTAACCTCCTGCAATTCTTCAAGGATAATGGGAGTTCTCCTGATAGATTATTATTACTCAAATGCAATGACTCAAGATTTGGTAATGAACAGATTGATGGAGGAATGCTTCCCAATAAATTGTTGCTTGAAAAATCCATGACAATGATATTGGGAGAGTGGTTCCAACAATTAGGGAGCTCACCAAATAAGAGGTTTTCtgagagatcaagaaaagagtcGAGCTGACAAAGAGACAAAGGAATTTCACCACTCAACTTGTTtttggaaagagagagagatatcaGATGGGGCATACTTTTGCCAATGTCAGAATGAATCACTCCTGAAAATGAATTATTTGATAGGTCTACATGCAGATGCATAGTAGAACAATTAAAATTTGGCAAGGGTCCCTCAAAGTGGTTAGAACTCAAATTAAAATACTCGAGAGTGATGAAGTCGGTAAGATCGGGTACACTGCCAGTGATTCCATTGCTGGAGATATCTAAATACCGTATTTGAGAAAATGACCTCCAAAACCAATCCGATATGGTGTCTGAAATTTCTGTGCTAGACATGTATAGACCGATAATATTTTTTTGCATCCGGAGCCATGCTGGGAATCGTGGTCCCACCTTACAAGAACGAATATCTAACACTTGAAGCTGAAAAGGGGGGATCCAATCAGGCCCCAGATTCAGAATTAACTGATTCTTCGACAAATATAGATAATTCAGTTTGGTGAGATTGGCAAAGTATTCTTCAGATATGACACCCTCCAAAAAGTTATAGCTGAGGTCTAAAGAAACTAGCTCCGCAAGTCTTCCAAGACTTTTGGGATGGTCCCATTCAGCATATTGTCGGAAAGATCTAATTCTTCGAGTGCTGACAGTCTTCCAAGACTTTTTGGGATGGTCCCATTCAGCATATTGTCGGAAAGATCTAATTCTTCGAGTGCTGACAGTCTTCCAATTGATTCAGGAAGAGAACTAGAAATTGAGTTGCCACTCAAATCAAGAGATTTGAGCATTCTGAAGTCCCACAACCAGTCTGGGAAATAACCGCTAAGCTGGGTGTAACTCATGTCCAGAGTCTCTAAGCTATTTTTGATGCATCcagtaaatatctcatcaaattcatgTAAATTTTTGCTGACATTAATACCTGACAAATCCAAATGCTGTAGCTGACACAAACCCCCAAGCGCAGCTGTAGTTTTGACTTCAAGAATCAGATTATCAGATAAACCAAGGAACTTGAGCGAAGCTAGATTCTTAATTGCAGGTGGAATGATGCCCCAAAAAAAATTATCGCTAAGATCAAGGTACTCGAGACTGCTTATGTTGAACAACCAACCAGGTATCGTCGAATTAATAAAATTGTAACTGAGATCAAGTACTTGAGACTGCTTATGTTGAACAACCAACCAAGTATCATCGGATTAATAAAATTGTCACTGAGATCAAGGTACTCGAGGCTACTTATGTTGAACAACCAACCAGGTATCGTTGAATTAATGGAATTAAAAGAAAGATCAAGAACAGAAAGTGAAGTAAAATTcacatgtggaagagagagcggAATGGTGTTGATGCCACAGCCTCGTAAGCATACCTCCACAATAGAAGAAGCATGTTTAGTGCTTGCAGCCAGTGAGCACCTTCTCTGAATTTCACACCCGTCATATTGAGATATCGCAGAGAAGAAAGTCGAGAAATCCAGATGGCATTATCAATGATGAGAAATCCAGGTGGAACTTCAAAATTGTCaccataataataattattatgactGAGATCGAGATATTGGAGGCTCGATAGATTCCCAAGCTGATGTGGGACCAATCCATGCATATAAGCACAGGAGAGGTTAAGATATTTGAGCTGACGGAATGAGCCCATGAATTCTGGGATACGAATTCCTCCAAAGTCGTTCATGCTCAGGTCAAGATAATTCAGGTGTTTCAAACCAAGTAAGGCAGGCCTCAACTCACCTCCCAAGCACCACTTGTTGCTGCGGCGAAAATTATTCGTCCAAATATCACTGTAGAATGATGAGAATGGATGTGGGTTGCGGAGGTCTAGCTTGACAACACGGCCAGTCCGATTGTCACAAGCCACGCCTTCCCATGTGCAGCAATCGTCACCCATCCAAGAAGATAGCCTGTTGGAGGGATCTTTGAGGCCTTCTTTGAAGGCGAGAAGAGCATTCCTTTCGATGGGCATGCAGCTCGGGATCGAAATTCCATTGAGTTTCCTCACTTGATCAGCATACAGGAAAGCAAAGAACAAAAGTAGAAGTTGGGTTCTTTTAAGATCCATGGATTTAATAGTTGCTGTGAGATGAAGTAGAATGATctctttatattaattattagCAGGACAGAAAGCATCTTCCATTGCCGTCCATGACCAACCAATGAATTGGTCTCTGAATATTCCACCTTGGAATGTAAGGTCGAAGCTTCCCAACATGGTCGAGCTTCCTTCCACACCACACATGACACGTTAGCAGTCAAAAGTCCGTGGGATATTTATGAAGACTTTTTTCCCACCACACTTGACTTCTTGGGAATCAAAAGTCCGCGGGACATCTATGAAGACTTCTTTCCACACCACACAAGACTTCCGTGAGCTTGTCCGATGGTCCAAAACTAGGCACGTTGCACCAAAACTAGTGAAGTCATGAAAGGGCTCGACAGGGATGGCAAGAGATCAGGTCGGTCAATACATATCCAGCTTGATTCTTATaattaaaagttttatatttatatttatttcatacCCATCTTGGCTCGGATAGGATCAACTCAAGTGGAAAAACGGGTCAAATAGATAAGATGGATCGGATCAAATTGAGTAAAAAactcatcatataaatattatgaaataattataattttgaaagaataatttagataattaagaTTATTTCAAGTTGGTTTTGGAGCGGGATATATCATTATTCGTATCCAATCCAAATCCGTTTTGAATGTTTTTTCTAGAACTCATATTAGCCCTGGGTTCTAATTAGGTTGGGTAAACTTGCCCCATTCGGATCAGATCAGCTATTCAATGGATCAGCTAAAATTACCATCCCTAAAATTAGAATAGATGTAACACTTCCACATATAATGAGAGAAATGGTGTGAATATTTAATCCTACATCAACCATATATTGAAGAGATCTTGATGGTAAAATCACCTCTttgactagtttttttttttttttttgatgaaatcctaAACCATTACAATATTATGAGAATAGGATCCAGTCTAACATCTATTTTGACCGTGGTTATTGTCAACTATCCTTGAGCCAATCATGGTATGTAATTGTGTGTTTAGTTCTATATCAGTCATCAGATACCATTGGGGTGCTAGCTTAAATAACATCTTCCTTATTATCTAGCCTTTTTGAGTGAGTTCTTATATTGTtccatcaattttttgaaactataataataaagttaaaaataattatatttaaaatataatttatttgaaattgGATTCTTAGCCTAGCAAGAATACCAAAATTTAAACAATGACAATTGTGTTTAAGATTGATTGTGTTTGAAATTAGAAGGGTAGGCTTGCAAGAATGCCAAGCTTAAACAAAAGATAATTATGTTTGAGATATAATTATGTTTGAAATTGAATCCTTAATCTGGTGAGGATGCCATAGCTTGGACAAGGAAAATATGTAAGGAACCATAAATATGCTGTTCAGGTTAATATCAATTATACACTacccaaatattgcatatttttatagagCCAAAAActcaaataatatctttttaGCCTTTTTCAATGAGGTCTTGGACTATTACATCGAACTATTACATCTAATATCTTGAAactattaatatttaatttagaaCCGATTGATCTTTGAATGAAGCTTGCTTTTACCAACTCTTAAAAGATGGAGATGGAATGCAACTGTGATGTTATTTACATCTAGTTGTCATACCCCAAACCCAACATTCAGGTCGACCACATGATACAGCCATGTGAATCCTGGAGCAACATTTGAAAGATCATACAAGGCCTAAGCAATAAACAAATCCACAAGTATACCGAAAGAATTATAAAAATTCAACCATATTTATCAAACCAAACCAAGCCATCTTTATTGGATAAAGTTCATAACATTGAAATATTTATTTggtatcagaaattaactaaCTAATGACTCCATCGCTTGAACTCCATGCCCAACCCGATTGGTGCTACTCATCTTACGACTCTGAAGAAACAAGAGGGTTGTGAGCTTTACAACCCAATAAGGACCCTTCACACTACTCACACAAGCATGAATAGGAAATACTTTTGAGATGATATTTAGCCGATAAGAAAATAGTAAGATTTATATCAATCATGCTCAATGTGATAACATGTAtgctatatgtgtgtgtgtgtgtgtgtgtgtgtgtaaggcATGCCAACATGTATATCAAGTCTAATTGTATAGCTACTCAGTTGCATACATATCCCCACATAAAAATCTTGAGAAATATGTCGCTAATACATCTTCCAAACAAAAAcacaatttaattttattttttttcattatttgatTAACATAGTTGGATCATAAACACATTATCAATTCAGTACTGGAATAATCTCACTCATGCTCTAACCCGTGGTAGACCAAACACACATCATGTTTTCGCCATGGTCGGCAACTACATTTTAGCTGTAGCTAGCATCACAAATACTATGTTTCACATATGCTGTCTAGTCCAAATATCTTTCAATTTGATATAATttatcatcttgatttgatttcgGTACTGACTAGTTACAATCATGCTGTAGCCCATGATAGGCCAAACATCTCAGCCTGCAGCTGATATGCCAATTTTACACATGGCCTACTAGTCCACATGCTCTCTTTTTACACTTATAATTATGCAAATTTATATTTGTCTTTCTGATATTGGATTAATTATAACTATACTTCAGCCGTAGTAGATCAAACACAATATTGTACCTCAATCCAAGGTTGATCTAGCACACACACCATATATTTTGTATGGCCAATCAATCCAAATATCACCTGTGTCCTATCTATAATCTGATTTCAGTATTAGATTAGTCACAGTTATACTCCACCTATGGCAGGCTAAAAATAATACCGCACTCTAGCCCAAAGATGATCCGACATATACACTATATTTCTTGTATGACCAACTAATCTAGATATCGCCACACCCCATCAATTATGTTAAATtaagtttttcttttttaacATGATATGTATAATTAAATATCAACTAATCATGAACCACGCAATATCAATTCATCAACACATGGTCACGAGCTGGTACATAAATAAAACATGCAATCATGTAGgtatagatataaataaaattttcataatcatGTAGTTGATTGTGTCAAAAAATCCTTACCTCGGCTGATGATTAACTCATATGCAATAATCGACAAACTTCTCAATTTACGAACTCAAAAACAAAGTATTCTACTCGACACCTAATGCAGATAGTCGCACCTCTCACCACCGGTGAGCTCTTCATGGCCAAATCGGTAGTAAAGCCTTCCATGGAAAACTTTAATCCCAACTCTAATCAACCCATCTCACACTCAGATTCTAAAGGGAACTCTTTTACAAGCAAAATTGAAGTTTTTAGAAAGAAATTTGGGTGATCTAAGAGCCCATTTCCTGAATTAAGAGAAAGAGCCCTCTTTCTACTGGACTTGGAGAAGGAATGTGATTCCCGTTAGGAATCATATTTTTTTACCTTTTCCATGCTCTGAGATTCATGTGCAGAAGTTTGGCTTGTGAAGTCTTTTGAGACCGGTCGTTACACTAATATCATGTAATCTTGATGTCTAATTCCACTTCTTTGGCAAGCTGTCCCGTAAGCTTCATTATCTCAATGAAccatgaaaggaaaaaaaaaaaaaaatgctgcatGGTTCTCGCATTCTTAAAATGGAATAACTTGATTTTAGGGAATTAATTTCTTTGTATTGGCGCTTCCCAGTTTAGATGCGGAATTTCGAAGGAATCAAGATTAATGTGTAGTTGTAAGCCCACTACTAGTGCACTATTACCCTCTCTAGGGATATCAAATATCATAGCCCCATTAGTACTAATCAAAGTTCTGTCATCTAATATACCTATATTAAAATAGAGGATTTGTGTTAGTAGGCTCTCCTTTTTGCCATCTGTATACTATCTATGTAAGTAATTATTTCCAGAAAAAGCAAGTACTTATTATCATGATAGTTTTTTATAGAATTATCATGGCAGATTTTCTTTTGATATCCTAATATAGCATGACTAGATGCGCTACACTTCTTATATATTAGCTCTATACAGAGGAGTATAGAATAGAAAGGAAACTAATGACAGCTTAAATACTATTTCCCAAATGTTACAGTTATAAATAGCATCATCTGTATGGGTAATTATTTTCAGAAAAAGTAAGTCTTTATTATCATGGCAATTTTTCATAAGATTATCATGATAGTTTTTCTTTTAGTTTCCTAATGTAGCATGATTAGA from Elaeis guineensis isolate ETL-2024a chromosome 4, EG11, whole genome shotgun sequence includes these protein-coding regions:
- the LOC105032382 gene encoding LOW QUALITY PROTEIN: receptor-like protein EIX2 (The sequence of the model RefSeq protein was modified relative to this genomic sequence to represent the inferred CDS: inserted 1 base in 1 codon) — encoded protein: MDLKRTQLLLLFFAFLYADQVRKLNGISIPSCMPIERNALLAFKEGLKDPSNRLSSWMGDDCCTWEGVACDNRTGRVVKLDLRNPHPFSSFYSDIWTNNFRRSNKWCLGGELRPALLGLKHLNYLDLSMNDFGGIRIPEFMGSFRQLKYLNLSCAYMHGLVPHQLGNLSSLQYLDLSHNNYYYGDNFEVPPGFLIIDNAIWISRLSSLRYLNMTGVKFREGAHWLQALNMLLLLWRYAYEAVASTPFRSLFHMSDDTWLVVQHKQSQVLDLSYNFINSTIPGWLFNISSLEYLDLSDNFFWGIIPPAIKNLASLKFLGLSDNLILEVKTTAALGGLCQLQHLDLSGINVSKNLHEFDEIFTGCIKNSLETLDMSYTQLSGYFPDWLWDFRMLKSLDLSGNSISSSLPESIGRLSALEELDLSDNMLNGTIPKSLGRLSALEELDLSDNMLNGTIPXSLGRLAELVSLDLSYNFLEGVISEEYFANLTKLNYLYLSKNQLILNLGPDWIPPFQLQVLDIRSCKVGPRFPAWLRMQKNIIGLYMSSTEISDTISDWFWRSFSQIRYLDISSNGITGSVPDLTDFITLEYFNLSSNHFEGPLPNFNCSTMHLHVDLSNNSFSGVIHSDIGKSMPHLISLSLSKNKLSGEIPLSLCQLDSFLDLSENLLFGELPNCWNHSPNIIVMDFSSNNLLGSIPPSICSLPNLESLHLSNNNLSGELPLSLKNCRRLVTLDLGQNGFTGGIPTWIGGSLLSLKILSLRSNKLVGNIPPNLSRLSALQILDLANNNLSGNIPSRFGNFSAMKVLRKTYGTILENHNGTGREDNMQVTIKGIETGYSTLLPLVVAMDLSDNNLSEMIPEELTSLFGLMSLNLSGNHLTGEITEKISALQQLESLDLSRNNLFGGIPSSMIALTFLSYLNLSYNNLSGKIPTGNQFQTFSDPSIYADNPDLCGFPLPQKCKDDETNHDPNAIGGDKQNDNAMDEEGSEMKWLYMSMGLGFAVGFWATFGPLLFNRKWREAYFRLVDQVYDMVYVALAVVSARFKEHKVAA